The Cucumis melo cultivar AY chromosome 5, USDA_Cmelo_AY_1.0, whole genome shotgun sequence genome has a segment encoding these proteins:
- the LOC103498888 gene encoding protein STRICTOSIDINE SYNTHASE-LIKE 4-like isoform X2: MMMALKLRRQWVVGWLGLVVAVWMQIMLFCPISPDSDSVIELPSSSLTPLNKELQKLVKLGEGFVKDAEDVCVDESAGIVYVGSRNGWINRLHPNGSWENWKNAHSQTLLGLAPSPSNHQWGILVCDTQKGILKVNEDGCSVLVSSHVNQTRMISFADDVVEAADGNIYLSDASSKFGLHNWYLDFLEAKPHGRLLKYDPSSHQISTLLDNLHFANGVALSADQSYVVVCETFKYRCVKYWVKGQKQGETEILIDHLPGAPDNVNLAPDGSFWIALLHPIRDGWELVVRSKMARYILATFPNLCDLLVNGVRRRATVVKVGENGRILRKLDDPDGKVISFLTSAVEFQDHLYLGSLNADFLGKLPLTDT; encoded by the exons ATGATGATGGCCTTGAAGTTGCGGCGACAATGGGTGGTAGGGTGGTTGGGCTTGGTGGTAGCTGTGTGGATGCagataatgttattttgtcCCATATCCCCAGATTCAGACTCAGTTATTGAATTGCCTTCTTCCTCCTTAACACCCTTGAACAAGGAGTTGCAGAAATTAGTTAAATTAGGAGAGGGTTTTGTGAAGGATGCAGAAGATGTTTGTGTGGATGAATCAGCAGGTATTGTGTATGTGGGTTCCAGGAATGGGTGGATCAACAGATTACATCCCAACGGATCTTGGGAGAATTGGAAGAACGCCCACTCCCAAACTCTCCTTGGGCTCGCTCCTTCCCCATCCAACCACCAATGGGGAATCCTCGTCTGTGATACTCAAAAG GGCATCCTTAAAGTGAATGAAGATGGATGTTCTGTCCTTGTTTCTTCTCATGTGAACCAAACCAGAATGATAAg CTTTGCAGACGATGTGGTGGAGGCGGCGGATGGCAACATTTACTTGAGCGATGCAAGCTCTAAATTTGGACTTCATAATTGGTATTTGGACTTTCTGGAAGCTAAGCCTCACGGTCGCCTCCTTAAGTACGATCCTTCCTCACACCAAATATCAACCCTTCTCGATAATCTCCATTTCGCCAATGGCGTTGCTCTCTCTGCAGACCAGAGTTATGTGGTCGTCTGTGAAACTTTCaa ATATAGATGTGTCAAGTATTGGGTGAAGGGACAAAAACAAGGGGAAACCGAAATATTGATAGACCATCTTCCAGGAGCGCCTGATAACGTAAACCTAGCCCCGGACGGCTCCTTTTGGATAGCTCTACTCCACCCGATTCGTGATGGGTGGGAGTTGGTTGTGAGGTCTAAGATGGCGAGGTACATTCTGGCCACTTTTCCCAATTTGTGTGACCTGCTTGTAAATGGCGTACGGCGGAGAGCAACGGTGGTTAAAGTGGGAGAGAACGGGAGGATACTTAGGAAACTGGACGATCCTGATGGCAAGGTTATCTCCTTCCTCACAAGCGCTGTGGAGTTCCAGGATCATCTTTACTTGGGGAGTCTCAATGCCGACTTCCTCGGCAAACTGCCTTTAACGGACACCTGA
- the LOC103498888 gene encoding protein STRICTOSIDINE SYNTHASE-LIKE 4-like isoform X1 produces the protein MMMALKLRRQWVVGWLGLVVAVWMQIMLFCPISPDSDSVIELPSSSLTPLNKELQKLVKLGEGFVKDAEDVCVDESAGIVYVGSRNGWINRLHPNGSWENWKNAHSQTLLGLAPSPSNHQWGILVCDTQKGILKVNEDGCSVLVSSHVNQTRMISSFADDVVEAADGNIYLSDASSKFGLHNWYLDFLEAKPHGRLLKYDPSSHQISTLLDNLHFANGVALSADQSYVVVCETFKYRCVKYWVKGQKQGETEILIDHLPGAPDNVNLAPDGSFWIALLHPIRDGWELVVRSKMARYILATFPNLCDLLVNGVRRRATVVKVGENGRILRKLDDPDGKVISFLTSAVEFQDHLYLGSLNADFLGKLPLTDT, from the exons ATGATGATGGCCTTGAAGTTGCGGCGACAATGGGTGGTAGGGTGGTTGGGCTTGGTGGTAGCTGTGTGGATGCagataatgttattttgtcCCATATCCCCAGATTCAGACTCAGTTATTGAATTGCCTTCTTCCTCCTTAACACCCTTGAACAAGGAGTTGCAGAAATTAGTTAAATTAGGAGAGGGTTTTGTGAAGGATGCAGAAGATGTTTGTGTGGATGAATCAGCAGGTATTGTGTATGTGGGTTCCAGGAATGGGTGGATCAACAGATTACATCCCAACGGATCTTGGGAGAATTGGAAGAACGCCCACTCCCAAACTCTCCTTGGGCTCGCTCCTTCCCCATCCAACCACCAATGGGGAATCCTCGTCTGTGATACTCAAAAG GGCATCCTTAAAGTGAATGAAGATGGATGTTCTGTCCTTGTTTCTTCTCATGTGAACCAAACCAGAATGATAAg CAGCTTTGCAGACGATGTGGTGGAGGCGGCGGATGGCAACATTTACTTGAGCGATGCAAGCTCTAAATTTGGACTTCATAATTGGTATTTGGACTTTCTGGAAGCTAAGCCTCACGGTCGCCTCCTTAAGTACGATCCTTCCTCACACCAAATATCAACCCTTCTCGATAATCTCCATTTCGCCAATGGCGTTGCTCTCTCTGCAGACCAGAGTTATGTGGTCGTCTGTGAAACTTTCaa ATATAGATGTGTCAAGTATTGGGTGAAGGGACAAAAACAAGGGGAAACCGAAATATTGATAGACCATCTTCCAGGAGCGCCTGATAACGTAAACCTAGCCCCGGACGGCTCCTTTTGGATAGCTCTACTCCACCCGATTCGTGATGGGTGGGAGTTGGTTGTGAGGTCTAAGATGGCGAGGTACATTCTGGCCACTTTTCCCAATTTGTGTGACCTGCTTGTAAATGGCGTACGGCGGAGAGCAACGGTGGTTAAAGTGGGAGAGAACGGGAGGATACTTAGGAAACTGGACGATCCTGATGGCAAGGTTATCTCCTTCCTCACAAGCGCTGTGGAGTTCCAGGATCATCTTTACTTGGGGAGTCTCAATGCCGACTTCCTCGGCAAACTGCCTTTAACGGACACCTGA